TGGCGGCAAAGGACTATTGACCATGCGCCGAACGGTCCTGGTTCTGGCCGCCCTTGCCGGCCTGGCGCTGTTGAGCGCGTGCACGCGGCCGCCGCCGGGCGCCTATGCGCATGACACGGATTCCCCGCAATCGGCCAGCGGCCGGCAACTCGCGCTGGGCAAAAATACCAGCGGCGAAACCTGCACCGCCAGCCGCACGACCTCCGGCGGCGCATTGATCTACTGCGGCAGTTGGCACCAGCCCAGCGCCGAAGTGCATGCGGGTCCGGAGGCGAACCGGGCGAACCTGAATGCAATCGTTACGCGAGGAAACTGGCGGGCCGGTCTCGAACAGCGCTACGCGTGCGGCAATCCAAAGCCGACAACGGTGCTCGGGCACTACCCTGGAGAGGTTCTGCTCTGCACGCAGCGGATCGGCGGCTGGCCGCATGTCGCCCTGGCAGCCTTGATCCGCGGCCATGTGTGGTTTGCCGATGGCGTGCAACCGGCTTTTCCAGCCATGGAACGCGCCGTCGGCGTGATCAGCGGCGCAGTGCCAGCCGCCGATGCCGGCGCGATGACCACTTCGGTTTCCGACAGCCAGCTTGCCGACCGCCTCGCCGCCGCCGCCTTCACCTCGGGTGATATCCACGAGTACGGCAAGTTGATGACGCTCGGCAACCGCTCCAACCAGGCCGAGGATTACCCTGCCGCCATCACCGCCTACCGGGCCGCGCTCGCGCTGCAGCAAAAGGCGCTTGGGCCGGAAAATCCGAATACGGTGACGCCGATGCTGGATCTTGCCCTGAATCTCTCGGATCAGGGCGATTATAGCCAGGCTGACGCCCTGCTTGCGCAGGCGGCGAAGCTGGCTCCCCTGGCCGTGGATCCCACGGCGGTCGCGCGACTCGACCATTATCGGGGTCTCGATCAACTCAATCAGGGTCATGATCGCCGTGCGCTGCGGCTGCTCTCGGCCGCAAACCGGGATTATGCATCGCTTCTGCCCCGCTCCGTGTTGCGCCCCCACCCTGCCGCGACCGGGTCCGACGATGGCTTCGGCCTTTCGGCCGGAAGCCGGGGGGGATCGCTCCTCGCCGCCCAGTCGACCCTGTTGAGCCCGATCGGGCAGCAGGCCCTGCTCGGCGTGATCGAAACACTGCGGTATGAGGGCGTGGTGCTCGATGCGGCCGGGCATCACAAGCAGGCCGCCGTGAAAATTGACCGTGCATCGGCGATCGCTTCGGCGAACGGTATTGCTCCTCCCGTGCTTCGCGCCAGGCTTGACCGGAGCACGGCCGCCGTCGACACGGCGTTTGACAGGACCGCCTCGGCTGCCGCCAGGCTGGCGCAAGCCTCGTATGATTTCGAACATGCCCTGCCCGGTTCGCGCCCCGTCGCCGACACGCACCTGCTGCGCGGCGGCGTGCTCGACCTCGCCGGTCAACCCGGAAAGGCCCTGGAGGCTTGCCGGGCCGGCATAAAGCTTCTCGCCCGCCTGCGCCTCGGCACCTCTGCGGCCCTGGTTGCTCCGTGCCTCGACGCGGCCAATCGGGAAGCGGAGAAGAATCCTGCCCGGGCCGGGGTGCTTCGCGCCGAGATGTTCGCGATGGCGGAACTCGCGCAAGGCAGCACGACCAGCCGTGAAATCGCCGAGTCCGCCGCGCGGCTGGCCGCAGACTCAAAGAGCCCCAAAGTCGCCGCCGCGATCCGCGCCCATCAGGATGCCGTCATCGCCCTGTCGCGCCTCTACCGGGAGCGTGACGGCATCGCCCATGAACGGCAGGCAACGCCGGCCGCCATCAACGCAATCGACATGAAGATCGCGGCGGCAACCCGGCGGCTCGCCGAAGCGGACGAGTCCGTCGAGGCGGCGGCACCGAATTTCGGCCAGCTGGTCCAGCAGGTCGTGCCCGCCGGCACCGTGCTCGACCGGCTGAGGCCTGGCGAAGCCTTTCTCGATATCATGCCGGCGCCGGACGGCACGTGGACGTTCCTGTTGCACGACGGGCGGATCGCCGTCGCGCACACGAAGGTCGACGAGACGCGCATGACCGCACTGGTCCGCAAAGTGCGCCAAAGCGTCGTGCCGACGCAGGCGGGATTGCCGACCTTCGCGATGACGTCTGCCGAAGCGATCTATCGCGCGACCCTGGCCCCCTTCGCGACCGACCTCGCGAAGACCACGGCGATGGTGGTTTCACCGGCCGGGGCGCTGCTGTCGCTGCCATTCGCGCTGCTGCCCACCGAGCCGGTCGCCCCCGGCACGCCGCTGGCCAAGGTGCCCTGGCTGATCAGGAAGATGACGCTGGTCTACGTTCCCGCGGCCGCGAATTTCGTCTCGCTGCGCGCCATCGCCGGCACGTCGCCCGCCAAGCAGCCCTGGTTTGGCTTCGGGGACTTCAAGAACACGAGCCTGGCCCAGGCCGAGGCCACGTTTAGTGGCCCCAGTTGCGGCGACAGCGCCCGGCTCTTCGCCGGCCTGCCCCACCTGCCGTATGCGAAGCTCGAACTTGACGCCGCCCGCGCGATCTTCAAGGCACCCGCATCGGACGAGCTGCTGGGGGCGGCCTTCACGGTCCCGAATGTCGAGCACGCCGACCTGAAGCAATACCGGATCCTGCATTTCGCGACCCACGCGCTGCTGCCCTCCGAACTGCCCTGCGCTCATGAACCGGCGATCGTCACCTCGCCGCCGCCCGGCGCCAGGTCCGCGGCGAACTCGATGCTGACGACCTCCGACATCACCAATCTCAAACTGAACGCCGACCTCGTGATCCTGTCGGCATGCAATACGGGCGGGGGCGACGGAAAGGCCGGCGGTGAAGCGCTTTCCGGCCTTGCCCGCGCGTTCTTCTTCGCCGGCGCCCGCGCGCTGATGGTCACGCAATGGTCGGTGAACGACCAGGTCAGTTCCTATCTGGTCGCAACCACGCTCACCCATCTGGCCTCATCGACGGGCGAGGGGGCGGCCGCGAGCCTGCGGAGCGCCCAGCTCGACCTGATCAGGGGCGCCGCGTCCGGCACCCTGCCGGCCAAGCTCGCCGATCCGTTCTTCTGGGCGCCTTTCGTGGTCATCGGCGACGGTGGACAGGGCACGCGCAATCTGGCCAAGTAGCGATCATCACGCATCAGAAAGCGAGACATCCCCTCATGGCAGCGCCAGATCTGACGAAGCTCGGAAAATATGACATCGTCCGTATTCTCGGCCGGGGCGCCATGGGCACCGTCTACGAAGGCTTCGATCCGATCATTGCGCGTCGCGTCGCCATCAAGACGGTCAATCTCGATGATACCGACGACGCCGAGGCCGCCGAGGGGCTGCTCCGGTTCCGGCGGGAAGCGCAGGCCGCCGGACGGCTGACGCATCCGAACATCGTGGGCATCTACGATTACGGCGAGACCGACGGGCTTGCCTATATCGTCATGGAATATGTCGAAGGCGAAACACTGAAATCGGTGCTCGACAGAGGCGAACGCTTTGCCACGGTCGACGCGCTGCGAATGATGCGGTCGCTGCTCGCAGGACTGGCCTACAGCCACGACAACGGCGTTATCCATCGTGACATCAAGCCTGCCAATGTGATGATCACGAGAGATGACCAGGTGAAGCTCGCCGATTTCGGCGTCGCCAGAATCGAAAGTTCGAGCCTCACCCAGGCCGGGACGATGATCGGCACGCCTTCGTACATGTCTCCCGAGCAGTTCATGGGGCAGACGATCGACATGCGGACCGACATCTATTCCGCAGGCGTCATGCTTTATCAGCTACTCACTGGCGAGAAGCCGTTCGAAGGCTCGATCACCGCGATCATGCACAAGGTGCTGAACGTCGAGCCGCCAGCGCCCTCGGCCCTGTCGATCTCGGTGCCGCCGAGGCTCGATGCAATCGTCCGCAAGGCGATGGCGAAACGGCCGGACGACCGTTTCGCCGACGCAAGGGAATTCGCGCAAGCCCTGGCAACCGCGGAGTCCGACACCGGTTCCGGCAGCCTCTCGCTCGCTGGCGAGGGAGTTGATGGAGATGCGACGATGATCGCCTCTTCCGGCCGTCATGCCGCCGCCGCACCGGAAGCCTCCGTCCGCTTGCCCACCCCTCCCGCACCCGCGGGCGAGACCGGCGGCCGGCGTGGCCTCCTCATCGGCGGAATTGCCGCGGCCGCGTTGATCGTCGCCGGCGGCGGCACTTATTTCCTGCTGGGCGGCGGGCACCATGCCGCGCAGCAAGCCGCGCCGTCCCACCCCTCCGCGACGAAGCCGGCCTCAGCCAGAAGCGTCAAGACGCCGGCGCCGGCGCCCGCGCCACCGGTTGCCGCTCAAGCGACGCCCGCGCCCGCATCGGCGCCCACACCCGTGCCGCCGCCCTCGGCCGCCACGATCGAGGCGCGACTGACCGCCGCCGTGCGTCAGACCTCCTGCGCGATGGCAACCGGAAGCGCCCGGAACGGAGACTTCCAGGTCTCGGCTCTCGTTCGCGCTGCGAACAAGCCCGCGCTGGCGGCAGCGATCGACGATGTCGCCCGCGCGATTCCCTCGGCGCATGTTGCCGTCACGCTCGACGATTTCACCGGCCCGTATTGCGGCATGGTTTCGACGATCGAGCCCTATGCACCCGTCTTCGCGGATGCCGCCCAGCGACTCGGCTTCAGGCTTGCGGGCGGCGTCAACCGCCTTGCCAAGGGGCAGCCGATCACTGTGCGCGTGAAGCCGCCCGCATGGGCCCATGATCTCGAGATCGACTATGTCTCGAGCAATGGGCAGATCTATCGTCTCCACCCCGCCGCGGACCGGAAGGACGGGATCATCAGCGACACGCTGGGTCAGGTTGGCGCGCCGTTCGGGAGGGACATGATCGTTGCCATCGCCTCGACCGCCCCGCTGCCGCTGGCCACGGGCGATCAGCTAACATCGACGAAAGCATGGCCAGGACAGCTTCAGTCCGCGCTTTCGACGATCACGCAAAAAGGCGGCCGCGTCGCCACGGCCGCCATATTGCTTGATACGAGACCCAAATGATCGATTATTTGCCGAGCGTCTGCAGATAGGCGACCACGTCGGCCCGATCGGTGGCATTGGCCATGCCCATATAGGGCATCTTGGTGCCCGGCACATCCGCCTGCGGATTGGCCAGGAACTTGTCGAGCGTCGAGGCGTTCCACACGATTCCGGACTTCTTGAGCGCCGGGGAGAACTGGAATCCCGGGGTCGCAGCGGCCTTCGCGCCGTAGACGCCCGCCAATGACGGGCCGATCCCGTTCTGCCCCGGGCTCACGCTATGGCAGGCTGCGCACTGGGCCTGAAACAGTGCCTTGCCATGTGCCACGTTCGCCGCCTGCGCGCTCGCGATGCAGAATGCACCCGCGGCAACGGCGATGAGAAGAGTGGATTTCATTTTGGTCTCTCCTGTCGGGCACCCGCCCGTCCGGGCGGGTGCGTGTTGTCCTCAGAAAGCCAGCCATACACCGGCAAACAGCGTATCGTTCGCCTGTGCGTTGGTTCCCTGGCCGTCATAATTGTGCGCAAGGCCATTGAAGATCGGATAGACGGTATCCTCGACGAAGAACTTGGCATTCAGCCAGGGCAGCCATTTCGGTCCCCCATCGTTGAACGGGTAGTAATCGAGCTCCGTCGTCCAGCTGTTGCTGTTCGGCTTGCCGTTCGCGTTTCCGTAATAAACCGGATCGGAATTCCCGTAAATCGTGTTGAACGACTCTGTGATCCCGAACTTCTGGTAGAGCAGTTCGGACAGCGTGATCGTGGCGACGTTCAGACTGTCGGCACGGTTGCTGACACTGCCGAGCGGATAGCTTGCCGCCCAGTCCTGCGACTCGTGGATGATGTTCGCCTGAACCGAAAACGCCTGATTGTGCGTGATGTACTGGAACTGCGTGTCGGCCGCGATGTCGAA
This genomic interval from Acidiphilium multivorum AIU301 contains the following:
- a CDS encoding CHAT domain-containing protein, which translates into the protein MRRTVLVLAALAGLALLSACTRPPPGAYAHDTDSPQSASGRQLALGKNTSGETCTASRTTSGGALIYCGSWHQPSAEVHAGPEANRANLNAIVTRGNWRAGLEQRYACGNPKPTTVLGHYPGEVLLCTQRIGGWPHVALAALIRGHVWFADGVQPAFPAMERAVGVISGAVPAADAGAMTTSVSDSQLADRLAAAAFTSGDIHEYGKLMTLGNRSNQAEDYPAAITAYRAALALQQKALGPENPNTVTPMLDLALNLSDQGDYSQADALLAQAAKLAPLAVDPTAVARLDHYRGLDQLNQGHDRRALRLLSAANRDYASLLPRSVLRPHPAATGSDDGFGLSAGSRGGSLLAAQSTLLSPIGQQALLGVIETLRYEGVVLDAAGHHKQAAVKIDRASAIASANGIAPPVLRARLDRSTAAVDTAFDRTASAAARLAQASYDFEHALPGSRPVADTHLLRGGVLDLAGQPGKALEACRAGIKLLARLRLGTSAALVAPCLDAANREAEKNPARAGVLRAEMFAMAELAQGSTTSREIAESAARLAADSKSPKVAAAIRAHQDAVIALSRLYRERDGIAHERQATPAAINAIDMKIAAATRRLAEADESVEAAAPNFGQLVQQVVPAGTVLDRLRPGEAFLDIMPAPDGTWTFLLHDGRIAVAHTKVDETRMTALVRKVRQSVVPTQAGLPTFAMTSAEAIYRATLAPFATDLAKTTAMVVSPAGALLSLPFALLPTEPVAPGTPLAKVPWLIRKMTLVYVPAAANFVSLRAIAGTSPAKQPWFGFGDFKNTSLAQAEATFSGPSCGDSARLFAGLPHLPYAKLELDAARAIFKAPASDELLGAAFTVPNVEHADLKQYRILHFATHALLPSELPCAHEPAIVTSPPPGARSAANSMLTTSDITNLKLNADLVILSACNTGGGDGKAGGEALSGLARAFFFAGARALMVTQWSVNDQVSSYLVATTLTHLASSTGEGAAASLRSAQLDLIRGAASGTLPAKLADPFFWAPFVVIGDGGQGTRNLAK
- a CDS encoding serine/threonine-protein kinase — encoded protein: MAAPDLTKLGKYDIVRILGRGAMGTVYEGFDPIIARRVAIKTVNLDDTDDAEAAEGLLRFRREAQAAGRLTHPNIVGIYDYGETDGLAYIVMEYVEGETLKSVLDRGERFATVDALRMMRSLLAGLAYSHDNGVIHRDIKPANVMITRDDQVKLADFGVARIESSSLTQAGTMIGTPSYMSPEQFMGQTIDMRTDIYSAGVMLYQLLTGEKPFEGSITAIMHKVLNVEPPAPSALSISVPPRLDAIVRKAMAKRPDDRFADAREFAQALATAESDTGSGSLSLAGEGVDGDATMIASSGRHAAAAPEASVRLPTPPAPAGETGGRRGLLIGGIAAAALIVAGGGTYFLLGGGHHAAQQAAPSHPSATKPASARSVKTPAPAPAPPVAAQATPAPASAPTPVPPPSAATIEARLTAAVRQTSCAMATGSARNGDFQVSALVRAANKPALAAAIDDVARAIPSAHVAVTLDDFTGPYCGMVSTIEPYAPVFADAAQRLGFRLAGGVNRLAKGQPITVRVKPPAWAHDLEIDYVSSNGQIYRLHPAADRKDGIISDTLGQVGAPFGRDMIVAIASTAPLPLATGDQLTSTKAWPGQLQSALSTITQKGGRVATAAILLDTRPK
- a CDS encoding c-type cytochrome → MKSTLLIAVAAGAFCIASAQAANVAHGKALFQAQCAACHSVSPGQNGIGPSLAGVYGAKAAATPGFQFSPALKKSGIVWNASTLDKFLANPQADVPGTKMPYMGMANATDRADVVAYLQTLGK